The Euphorbia lathyris chromosome 3, ddEupLath1.1, whole genome shotgun sequence genome contains a region encoding:
- the LOC136223781 gene encoding uncharacterized protein isoform X2, producing the protein MVVSLSFIRYFSSDPHHPHSFTLSYLTKTCGLSPQSAIAASKIVQFESSEQPDSVLPSFQNFGFSKIQLSEMIKKFPKLLSCSPDKTIFPKIEFFCSKGASTPDLVTIFTVNPWILKMSLESKLVASFNFFVELFQSEHKAIELIKRNPRVLSYSIEAVIIPNMNTLRENGVSESNILWVIQNHCQCLGINTVKFGKIVEEIKEMEFNPLKSAFVQAITIFIGVTKPKRDQKVEVYKRWGWSDNDVITAFKKYPWCLSISEDKLMAVMDFYVNTLGFDSSVIMNCPILLGYSLKKRLIPRERRFLEKYVNCHQEAPQLVKLYNHNLNLFDTSKSGKDEE; encoded by the exons ATGGTTgtttcattatcattcatcAGATACTTTTCAAGTGATCCTCATCATCCACACTCTTTTACTCTTTCTTATCTAACCAAAACATGTGGATTATCTCCCCAATCGGCCATTGCAGCTTCCAAaattgtccaatttgaatcctCCGAGCAGCCTGATTCGGTCCTACCCTCCTTCCAAAACTTCGGATTCTCCAAAATCCAATTATCTGAAATGATAAAAAAGTTCCCAAAATTGCTATCTTGCAGTccggacaaaaccattttcccCAAAATTGAATTCTTTTGCTCCAAAGGAGCTTCAACCCCTGACCTTGTGACAATCTTCACTGTCAACCCCTGGATCTTGAAAATGAGCTTAGAAAGTAAGTTGGTCgctagttttaatttttttgttgagTTGTTTCAATCCGAACACAAAGCCATTGAATTAATTAAACGAAATCCTCGTGTTCTAAGTTATAGTATTGAAGCTGTCATAATACCTAATATGAACACTTTGAGAGAAAATGGAGTGTCTGAATCAAATATTTTGTGGGTAATTCAAAATCATTGTCAGTGTCTTGGAATCAATACAGTCAAATTTGGAAAGATTGTGGAGGAAATCAAGGAAATGGAATTCAATCCTTTGAAGTCAGCGTTTGTTCAAGCAATCACAATATTCATAGGAGTGACAAAACCAAAAAGagatcaaaaggttgaggtttaTAAGAGGTGGGGTTGGTCTGATAACGATGTTATTACAGCCTTCAAGAAGTACCCATGGTGTTTGTCAATCTCAGAGGATAAGCTAATGGCTGTGATGGACTTTTATGTCAACACATTGGGTTTCGATTCTTCAGTCATTATGAACTGTCCTATACTGCTTGGATATAGCTTGAAGAAGAGGCTGATTCCAAGAG AGAGGCGTTTCTTGGAAAAATATGTGAATTGTCACCAGGAAGCTCCTCAGTTAGTTAAGCTGTATAACCACAACTTAAATCTGTTTGATACAAGCAAATCTGGAAAAGATGAAGAATGA
- the LOC136223781 gene encoding uncharacterized protein isoform X1 has product MVVSLSFIRYFSSDPHHPHSFTLSYLTKTCGLSPQSAIAASKIVQFESSEQPDSVLPSFQNFGFSKIQLSEMIKKFPKLLSCSPDKTIFPKIEFFCSKGASTPDLVTIFTVNPWILKMSLESKLVASFNFFVELFQSEHKAIELIKRNPRVLSYSIEAVIIPNMNTLRENGVSESNILWVIQNHCQCLGINTVKFGKIVEEIKEMEFNPLKSAFVQAITIFIGVTKPKRDQKVEVYKRWGWSDNDVITAFKKYPWCLSISEDKLMAVMDFYVNTLGFDSSVIMNCPILLGYSLKKRLIPRGAVIQFLSSKGLLKLESSITDLFICSERRFLEKYVNCHQEAPQLVKLYNHNLNLFDTSKSGKDEE; this is encoded by the coding sequence ATGGTTgtttcattatcattcatcAGATACTTTTCAAGTGATCCTCATCATCCACACTCTTTTACTCTTTCTTATCTAACCAAAACATGTGGATTATCTCCCCAATCGGCCATTGCAGCTTCCAAaattgtccaatttgaatcctCCGAGCAGCCTGATTCGGTCCTACCCTCCTTCCAAAACTTCGGATTCTCCAAAATCCAATTATCTGAAATGATAAAAAAGTTCCCAAAATTGCTATCTTGCAGTccggacaaaaccattttcccCAAAATTGAATTCTTTTGCTCCAAAGGAGCTTCAACCCCTGACCTTGTGACAATCTTCACTGTCAACCCCTGGATCTTGAAAATGAGCTTAGAAAGTAAGTTGGTCgctagttttaatttttttgttgagTTGTTTCAATCCGAACACAAAGCCATTGAATTAATTAAACGAAATCCTCGTGTTCTAAGTTATAGTATTGAAGCTGTCATAATACCTAATATGAACACTTTGAGAGAAAATGGAGTGTCTGAATCAAATATTTTGTGGGTAATTCAAAATCATTGTCAGTGTCTTGGAATCAATACAGTCAAATTTGGAAAGATTGTGGAGGAAATCAAGGAAATGGAATTCAATCCTTTGAAGTCAGCGTTTGTTCAAGCAATCACAATATTCATAGGAGTGACAAAACCAAAAAGagatcaaaaggttgaggtttaTAAGAGGTGGGGTTGGTCTGATAACGATGTTATTACAGCCTTCAAGAAGTACCCATGGTGTTTGTCAATCTCAGAGGATAAGCTAATGGCTGTGATGGACTTTTATGTCAACACATTGGGTTTCGATTCTTCAGTCATTATGAACTGTCCTATACTGCTTGGATATAGCTTGAAGAAGAGGCTGATTCCAAGAGGTGCAGTTATTCAATTTTTGTCATCCAAGGGTTTGCTTAAATTGGAATCAAGCATAACTGATCTGTTCATATGTTCAGAGAGGCGTTTCTTGGAAAAATATGTGAATTGTCACCAGGAAGCTCCTCAGTTAGTTAAGCTGTATAACCACAACTTAAATCTGTTTGATACAAGCAAATCTGGAAAAGATGAAGAATGA